The following coding sequences lie in one Panicum virgatum strain AP13 chromosome 6N, P.virgatum_v5, whole genome shotgun sequence genomic window:
- the LOC120679589 gene encoding pentatricopeptide repeat-containing protein At1g80880, mitochondrial-like, whose translation MAPPFAAGIRRLPLSNLHRLLSSHHLHLSISHSPSDQSDFEPDPEHPLPLPPATDDDGELASFVHRISSAASSASSPKEALSLLLSNTTTTGSSPAPASPALLVRALWELRRDPDAAALAVRYGDESSAVDGADGAGAGPQPPPAEAWHLAVWAAGKARRFDLAWAVVRRMQRRGVLTRRAMIILMERYAAANEVNKAIKTFDVMEKFKVEADQTAFYSLLRALCKSKNLEDAEELLLLRKKFFPLTAEGFNIILDGWCNVITDVAEAKRVWREMSNYCITPDGISYTLMVSCFSKVGNLFDTLRVYDEMKKRGWTPAIGVYNSLVYVLTRENCMKDAHNIFSKLIDEGIQPDVETYNSMIVPLCESSKLDEARIVMESMILKGIVPTISTYHAFLKQEGIDESLKLLQKMKEDGCGPKSETFLMLIDKFFLLNESRNALRVWNEMRKYDINPARSHYMTVVQGLVKHGCIPRALEYYDEMKEKGFASDTQLDKEFETFLLANRDHWKGPGKYNIIPQWSKHFTMRSRMQ comes from the exons ATGgcgccgccgttcgccgccggcaTCCGCCGCCTTCCCCTTTCCAACCTCCACCGCCTCCTGTCGTCCCACCACCTACACCTCTCCATCTCCCACTCCCCCTCCGACCAAAGCGACTTCGAGCCAGACCCCGAGCACCCCCTCCCTCTTCCTCCCGccaccgacgacgacggcgagctcgcCTCCTTCGTCCACCGCATCTCcagcgcggcctcctccgcttCCTCCCCGAAGGAAGCGCTCTCTCTACTCCTATCCAACACCACAACCACGGGCTCATCACCGGCCCCAGCATCCCCGGCCCTCCTCGTCCGCGCCCTCTGGGAGCTGCGCCGCGacccggacgccgccgcgctcgcggtTCGCTACGGAGACGAGAGCAGCGCCGTGGATGGGGCCGATGGGGCGGGCGCAggaccgcagccgccgccggccgaggcGTGGCACCTGGCCGTGTGGGCCGCGGGGAAGGCGCGGCGGTTCGACCTCGCGTGGGCGGTCGTGCGGCGCATGCAGCGCCGCGGGGTGCTCACTCGCCGTGCCATGATCATCCTGATGGAGAG GTATGCAGCTGCCAATGAAGTGAATAAAGCAATCAAgacatttgatgtgatggagaagTTTAAAGTGGAAGCAGATCAAACTGCATTTTACTCCCTTCTCCGTGCTCTTTGCAAAAGCAAAAACTTAGAGGATGCTGAGGAGTTGCTTCTTCTGAGAAAGAAATTCTTCCCACTTACTGCAGAAGGTTTCAATATAATTCTAGATGGTTGGTGTAATGTCATCACTGATGTGGCTGAAGCAAAGAGAGTTTGGAGAGAAATGTCCAATTACTGTATTACTCCTGATGGTATATCCTATACTCTCATGGTCAGCTGTTTCTCAAAAGTAGGAAACCTTTTTGATACCCTGAGGGTTTATGATGAAATGAAAAAGAGGGGCTGGACTCCTGCTATTGGTGTTTACAATTCACTTGTCTATGTTCTGACAAGAGAGAATTGCATGAAGGATGCACACAATATATTCAGCAAACTTATAGATGAAGGTATCCAACCGGATGTTGAAACATACAACAGTATGATAGTTCCACTTTGTGAAAGTTCTAAGCTTGATGAAGCACGAATAGTGATGGAAAGCATGATACTTAAGGGCATTGTTCCAACCATTTCGACTTACCATGCATTTTTGAAGCAAGAAGGCATTGACGAGTCACTGAAGCTCTTGCAAAAAATGAAGGAAGATGGTTGTGGCCCTAAGAGTGAAACGTTTCTCATGCTTATTGATAAATTTTTTCTACTGAATGAGTCTAGAAATGCTCTCAGAGTATGGAATGAAATGAGAAAATATGACATTAACCCTGCTCGTTCACACTATATGACAGTGGTCCAAGGTTTAGTAAAGCATGGATGTATACCAAGAGCTTTAGAGTACTATGATGAAATGAAGGAAAAGGGTTTCGCTTCTGATACACAACTTGACAAGGAATTCGAAACCTTTCTTTTGGCCAACAGAGACCACTGGAAAGGACCTGGCAAATACAATATCATTCCCCAATGGAGCAAACATTTTACAATGCGGTCAAGAATGCAATAA